A window of Rhodococcus sp. SGAir0479 contains these coding sequences:
- a CDS encoding DsbA family oxidoreductase: protein MIDVRPGTIVVYTDVVCGWSTVALYRFFREREKAGLTESLYVDHRLFPLEDVNRFPIPKRFLEAEIAPLGACEPDFGWKPWQEDPSTWPGTSLPANEAVHAAARQSPRAAEELDMAIRQAFFRDSRPIHLQYELCDIAAGCPSVDVDALAEMLDAGTAREAMMRDYRTNVGRVQGSPHFFLADGSDVHNPGISLHWVGDPGAGFPVIDADDPSAMADLVRRAADS from the coding sequence GTGATCGACGTCCGCCCCGGCACGATCGTCGTCTACACGGATGTGGTGTGTGGCTGGTCGACTGTTGCGTTGTATCGCTTCTTCCGCGAACGGGAGAAGGCAGGGCTCACCGAATCGCTTTACGTCGACCATCGGCTGTTCCCGCTCGAGGACGTCAACCGCTTCCCCATCCCGAAACGCTTCCTCGAAGCGGAGATCGCGCCCCTCGGAGCCTGCGAGCCGGACTTCGGATGGAAGCCGTGGCAGGAGGATCCGTCGACGTGGCCCGGAACATCGCTCCCTGCGAACGAAGCCGTCCACGCTGCTGCCCGGCAGTCGCCGCGGGCGGCGGAGGAACTGGACATGGCGATCCGGCAGGCCTTCTTCCGGGACTCCCGCCCCATCCATCTGCAGTACGAACTGTGCGACATCGCCGCCGGCTGCCCCAGTGTCGATGTCGACGCCCTGGCGGAGATGCTCGACGCGGGCACCGCGCGCGAGGCGATGATGCGCGACTACCGCACCAACGTGGGTCGGGTGCAGGGCAGCCCCCACTTCTTCCTCGCCGACGGCTCCGACGTGCACAACCCAGGCATATCACTGCACTGGGTGGGCGACCCCGGCGCCGGCTTCCCGGTGATCGACGCCGACGATCCGTCCGCGATGGCCGATCTCGTACGGCGCGCTGCCGACAGTTAG
- a CDS encoding ChaB family protein, with protein sequence MPKTTKSGQPVRRELPETLRRSPAKAQRTFAKAHDAAMEEYGDDERAHRVAYAALKHSFEKVGDHWEPKEHKGPSDDRARSGGPRASGPTAEGVDANAGKQHLYEVARRLGIPGRSTMRKKELVDAIVKENRRRSAASRGG encoded by the coding sequence ATGCCCAAGACGACGAAATCCGGACAACCGGTGCGCAGGGAGCTGCCCGAGACGCTGCGCCGCTCACCCGCGAAAGCGCAACGCACGTTCGCGAAGGCCCACGACGCCGCGATGGAGGAGTACGGCGATGACGAGCGTGCCCATCGGGTGGCCTACGCGGCGCTCAAACACAGCTTCGAGAAGGTCGGCGATCACTGGGAACCCAAGGAGCACAAAGGTCCGTCCGACGACCGCGCCCGGAGCGGAGGACCCCGCGCGTCCGGACCCACCGCCGAGGGTGTCGACGCGAACGCCGGTAAGCAGCACCTGTACGAGGTGGCGCGGCGGCTCGGTATCCCCGGCCGATCGACGATGCGCAAGAAGGAACTCGTCGACGCGATCGTGAAGGAGAATCGCCGACGGAGCGCGGCTTCCCGGGGCGGGTGA
- a CDS encoding TIGR03557 family F420-dependent LLM class oxidoreductase, producing MKIGYKLFAEAYTPTELVRQAVRAEEAGFDFVEISDHFHPWLHDQNHSGFAWSILGAIAAKTTTLGLATGVTCPFIRYHPAIVAQAAATTALLSDGRFVLGVGTGERLNEHVVGRGWPAAATRSEMLRESIDVIRLLWSGGYHSYDGRHIQLEDARVFDLPDELPPIVVAGSGGPAAKIAAELGDGLFATDADPDLIDKYEKAGGAGPRYAEVSLSWAPTEEAALQSAHKLFRFAAAGWKVQAELPNPVNFEAASSVVRESDVAESFGYGPDAERHLDRIRTYAEAGFDHLALVNAGPDVDGFFRFYADELAPALSSLSS from the coding sequence GTGAAGATCGGGTACAAGCTGTTCGCCGAGGCGTACACGCCGACCGAGTTGGTGCGGCAGGCGGTGCGCGCCGAAGAGGCTGGTTTCGATTTCGTCGAGATCAGTGACCACTTCCACCCCTGGTTGCACGACCAGAACCATTCGGGGTTCGCGTGGTCGATCCTGGGAGCGATCGCCGCGAAGACCACCACGCTGGGGCTGGCCACCGGTGTGACGTGCCCCTTCATCCGGTACCACCCGGCGATCGTCGCGCAGGCGGCGGCCACCACGGCGCTCCTGTCCGACGGCAGGTTCGTCCTGGGCGTGGGCACCGGCGAGCGACTCAACGAGCATGTCGTCGGGCGTGGGTGGCCGGCGGCGGCGACTCGGTCCGAGATGCTGCGTGAGTCGATCGACGTGATCCGGCTGTTGTGGAGCGGCGGATACCACAGCTACGACGGACGGCACATTCAGCTCGAGGACGCGCGGGTATTCGATCTACCCGACGAGCTCCCGCCCATCGTGGTCGCGGGATCGGGTGGTCCGGCCGCGAAGATCGCGGCCGAGTTGGGTGACGGGTTGTTCGCCACGGACGCCGACCCGGACCTGATCGACAAGTACGAGAAGGCCGGCGGCGCCGGTCCGCGGTACGCCGAGGTCTCGTTGTCCTGGGCGCCGACCGAGGAGGCCGCGCTGCAGTCCGCGCACAAGCTCTTCCGGTTCGCGGCCGCAGGCTGGAAGGTGCAGGCCGAACTGCCCAATCCGGTCAACTTCGAAGCCGCATCGTCGGTGGTGCGCGAATCGGACGTCGCCGAAAGCTTCGGGTACGGGCCGGACGCGGAGCGTCACCTCGACAGGATCCGCACCTACGCCGAAGCCGGTTTCGACCATCTCGCCCTGGTGAACGCGGGCCCCGACGTGGACGGGTTCTTCCGGTTCTACGCGGACGAACTGGCGCCGGCGCTGTCGTCGCTCTCGTCGTGA
- a CDS encoding manganese catalase family protein: MFTHNKDLQFEVRIDKPDPKFATLLQEQFGGANGELKAAMQYFTQAFVLRRKNPQMYDLFMDIATEEFSHLEIVGSMITMLLDGLNDDLKQANERCDWMPVVASADGREQAIHQVAVSPLYLGLTGGGPDVVNSAGTPWSGTFVNSNGDPSVDLRSNLAAESRAKIVYEYLKQFTDDPGAQDTLTFLMTREVAHYQQFTAALNELPVNFPPGQLPGDDRFQNVAFNMSNGGSVRGPWNEGQGPWPAGTEWRYVEAPAEQWLHSEDSANRGETASPQGEPAVQGTKPFTHEQHVAAT, encoded by the coding sequence ATGTTCACGCACAACAAGGATCTCCAGTTCGAAGTTCGCATCGACAAGCCCGACCCGAAGTTCGCGACACTGCTCCAGGAGCAGTTCGGCGGCGCCAACGGCGAACTCAAAGCCGCCATGCAGTACTTCACCCAGGCCTTCGTGCTGCGCCGCAAGAATCCCCAGATGTACGACCTGTTCATGGACATCGCGACGGAAGAGTTCAGCCACCTCGAGATCGTGGGTTCGATGATCACGATGCTGCTCGACGGACTCAACGACGACCTCAAGCAGGCGAACGAGCGCTGCGACTGGATGCCCGTCGTGGCGAGCGCGGACGGTCGCGAGCAAGCCATCCACCAGGTCGCCGTCAGTCCGTTGTACCTGGGGCTCACGGGCGGTGGACCCGACGTCGTCAACTCGGCGGGCACGCCCTGGTCGGGGACGTTCGTCAACTCCAACGGGGATCCGTCGGTGGACCTGCGGAGCAACCTGGCCGCGGAGTCCCGCGCGAAGATCGTCTACGAGTACCTCAAGCAGTTCACCGACGATCCGGGGGCGCAGGACACGCTGACTTTCCTGATGACCCGGGAAGTGGCGCACTACCAGCAGTTCACGGCGGCGCTCAACGAACTGCCGGTGAACTTTCCGCCCGGCCAGCTTCCCGGTGACGACCGGTTCCAGAACGTCGCGTTCAACATGTCCAACGGTGGATCGGTCCGCGGGCCGTGGAACGAGGGGCAGGGACCGTGGCCGGCCGGAACCGAATGGCGCTACGTGGAGGCCCCGGCCGAGCAGTGGTTGCACAGCGAGGACAGCGCCAATCGCGGCGAGACCGCGAGCCCGCAGGGTGAGCCGGCCGTGCAGGGAACCAAGCCGTTCACGCACGAGCAGCACGTGGCGGCGACCTGA
- a CDS encoding hemerythrin domain-containing protein — MNALTFLRAEHESVLGMLEVLEGAGPGAPGRDDMVANLVIAESRHETIEQEIFWPIVRDVVPGGDELADTAIGQEVEGEKLLDTIEHGKAGEEEYESALRQFLSAAREHIEYEQNEVWPRVREAVPESDLEDAGNRLEVARKRAPTRPHPKTPPNPAVLKTTGAMAAAVDKVRDALSGRSRHHPPETPPS, encoded by the coding sequence GTGAACGCGTTGACGTTTCTGCGCGCCGAACACGAGAGTGTGCTCGGAATGTTGGAGGTGCTCGAGGGCGCAGGTCCGGGGGCACCGGGCCGCGACGACATGGTGGCCAACCTGGTGATCGCGGAATCGCGGCACGAGACGATCGAACAGGAGATCTTCTGGCCGATCGTCCGTGACGTCGTGCCGGGCGGTGACGAGCTGGCCGACACCGCGATCGGTCAGGAGGTGGAGGGCGAGAAGTTGCTCGACACCATCGAGCACGGGAAGGCGGGTGAGGAGGAGTACGAATCGGCCCTCCGCCAATTCCTGTCGGCCGCACGCGAACACATCGAGTACGAGCAGAACGAGGTCTGGCCCCGGGTGCGGGAAGCGGTGCCGGAGTCGGACCTCGAGGATGCCGGCAATCGGTTGGAGGTCGCCCGTAAACGCGCCCCCACCCGTCCTCACCCGAAGACCCCGCCCAACCCGGCGGTGCTCAAGACGACGGGAGCGATGGCGGCGGCGGTGGACAAGGTGCGCGACGCGCTCAGTGGGCGGAGCCGGCACCATCCGCCCGAGACGCCCCCCAGCTGA